In the Candidatus Eremiobacterota bacterium genome, one interval contains:
- a CDS encoding heavy metal translocating P-type ATPase has translation MAKDPICGMTVDEATALHAERDGETFYFCCEHCRKKFLAKAPPADLTKIPCCGVNAESAPVHGECCHGRPGDEHSAVTPSAAALYFCPMCPGVESDKPGECPRCGMALEPKTVTAGMGDDENAELRAMTKRFWIGAALTLPVFVLAMAHMIPALARQSWVNSHTSRWIQFALTTPVVWWAGWPFFQRGWRSLVTRHLNMFTLIAIGVGAAFIFSAVAMLMPGIFPHTMQHEGKVAIYFEAAAMIVVLVLLGQVLELRARSRTGSAIKALLNLAPPMARQVAPGGDHEVPLGQVKAGDLLRVVPGDRVPVDGAVVEGHSSVEESMITGEPLPVEKTVGDKVTGGTVNGPGSFVMRAERIGSDTLLGQIVNMVAEAQRSRAPIQGLADKVAGIFVPVVLAVSLLTFVIWMWLGPEPKLAHAIINAVAVLIIACPCALGLATPMSIMVGVGRGAQAGVLVKNAEALERLEKVTTLVVDKTGTLTEGRPRLMDAIPAIGFDTKEFLRLAASLEQNSEHPLAAAIVQGAKEQGIVLETVRDFRSVTGGGVLGTVADRAVMIGTPDFLRNEKITGLEPHEASAAKLQEEGRTAVFVAVNGKPAGILAVADPVKSTAPEAIRELHALGLELVMLTGDNRRTAAAVARQLGLESVAAEIAPAGKVAHIKKLRAEGKHVAMAGDGINDAPALSEAEVGIAMGTGTDVAMQSAGITLVRGDLRGIARAIRLSRATMRNIRQNLFFAFLYNALGIPVAAGVLYPFFGLLLSPVIAGAAMSLSSVSVISNALRLQKVRL, from the coding sequence ATAGCCAAAGACCCGATTTGCGGAATGACGGTGGACGAAGCGACGGCACTCCACGCTGAACGCGATGGTGAGACGTTCTACTTTTGCTGCGAGCACTGCCGTAAAAAGTTTCTGGCCAAGGCCCCGCCTGCGGACCTTACCAAGATCCCATGCTGCGGAGTCAATGCTGAATCTGCGCCTGTCCACGGTGAGTGCTGCCACGGCAGGCCCGGTGACGAACACTCAGCGGTGACGCCATCCGCTGCCGCTCTCTATTTTTGCCCGATGTGTCCCGGGGTGGAGTCCGACAAGCCCGGCGAGTGCCCCAGGTGCGGCATGGCCCTGGAACCAAAGACTGTGACTGCGGGCATGGGTGACGATGAGAACGCCGAGCTGCGCGCCATGACGAAGCGATTCTGGATCGGCGCCGCGCTGACGTTGCCGGTCTTTGTCCTGGCGATGGCTCATATGATCCCGGCACTTGCCAGGCAGTCCTGGGTGAACAGCCACACCTCACGCTGGATACAATTTGCGCTCACCACACCGGTGGTCTGGTGGGCTGGCTGGCCGTTTTTCCAGCGTGGCTGGCGTTCCCTCGTGACGCGTCATTTGAACATGTTCACGCTGATAGCCATCGGCGTGGGTGCAGCATTCATCTTCAGCGCCGTGGCGATGCTCATGCCCGGCATATTTCCCCACACGATGCAGCACGAGGGCAAGGTCGCCATCTATTTTGAGGCCGCGGCAATGATCGTTGTACTGGTGCTCCTCGGCCAGGTGCTCGAACTCCGTGCCCGCAGCCGCACGGGAAGCGCCATCAAAGCGCTGCTGAACCTCGCACCGCCCATGGCGCGGCAAGTCGCACCGGGAGGCGATCATGAAGTGCCTCTCGGCCAGGTGAAAGCCGGTGACCTGCTGCGCGTGGTTCCAGGTGACAGGGTGCCCGTTGACGGCGCGGTGGTCGAAGGTCACTCCAGCGTGGAAGAGTCCATGATCACCGGTGAACCGCTCCCGGTGGAAAAGACCGTCGGTGACAAAGTGACGGGCGGCACCGTCAATGGCCCGGGCAGTTTCGTGATGCGCGCCGAGCGGATTGGCAGCGACACGCTTCTCGGGCAGATCGTGAATATGGTTGCCGAGGCCCAGCGCAGCCGCGCGCCTATCCAAGGCCTCGCAGACAAGGTCGCGGGCATCTTCGTGCCGGTGGTGCTGGCTGTTTCTTTACTTACCTTCGTCATCTGGATGTGGCTTGGTCCGGAGCCAAAGCTCGCGCATGCCATCATCAACGCCGTCGCGGTCCTCATCATCGCCTGCCCGTGCGCTCTCGGCCTGGCTACGCCAATGTCCATCATGGTCGGCGTCGGACGCGGTGCGCAGGCAGGCGTGCTCGTGAAAAACGCCGAGGCGCTGGAACGGCTGGAAAAAGTCACCACGCTCGTCGTGGACAAGACGGGTACTCTCACGGAGGGCAGACCCAGGCTCATGGATGCTATTCCCGCCATCGGTTTCGACACGAAGGAATTCTTGCGTCTCGCCGCCTCACTGGAACAGAACAGCGAACACCCGCTCGCCGCTGCAATCGTGCAGGGCGCAAAGGAACAAGGTATCGTTTTAGAGACGGTGAGAGACTTTCGTTCGGTGACAGGTGGTGGCGTTCTCGGCACCGTTGCTGATCGTGCGGTGATGATCGGCACTCCGGATTTCCTGCGAAATGAAAAGATCACTGGCCTGGAGCCACATGAAGCCTCGGCGGCGAAACTTCAGGAGGAAGGCAGGACCGCGGTGTTTGTCGCCGTAAATGGCAAGCCGGCTGGAATCCTCGCCGTCGCCGACCCGGTCAAATCCACCGCACCCGAAGCCATCCGCGAGCTCCACGCTCTCGGGCTGGAGCTCGTCATGCTCACCGGCGACAACCGCCGCACGGCCGCCGCAGTGGCCCGGCAACTCGGCCTTGAATCCGTGGCAGCGGAGATCGCCCCCGCCGGCAAGGTCGCCCATATCAAAAAGCTGCGCGCTGAAGGGAAACACGTTGCGATGGCCGGCGACGGCATCAATGACGCGCCCGCCCTCAGCGAAGCTGAAGTCGGCATTGCCATGGGCACAGGCACCGATGTGGCCATGCAAAGCGCAGGCATCACCCTGGTGAGAGGCGACCTCCGCGGCATTGCCAGGGCCATCCGCCTCAGCCGCGCCACCATGCGGAACATCCGGCAGAACCTGTTCTTCGCTTTTCTCTACAACGCGCTGGGTATTCCTGTGGCGGCGGGGGTGCTTTACCCGTTCTTCGGGCTGCTGCTCAGCCCGGTCATTGCCGGCGCCGCGATGAGCCTGAGCTCTGTCTCGGTCATCAGCAACGCCTTGCGGCTGCAGAAAGTGAGGTTGTGA
- a CDS encoding glycoside hydrolase family 130 protein, with protein sequence MTSIKIKRNRQTFVCDPRRVIAKYLNLGSGTREKGIIGRILSLPGADCKVLLDEVLEEFSGRHRAIREILLSNFTRVKHHLENPDELSPERRLLIGAYFTHEYSVESTALFNPSIVPHVDQSGLPSGSLRFIMSLRAIGEGHVSSIVFRSGVINRENHILMDPLSHFLEMPRVELNPVYDVHTFLLKLKEMGVLNEPSQAIFNKLPKRFHYRQLMECIKKEKALHSKDLSFTETARIIEWIAQSNYEETFREESLLSERVIFPVSRDESKGIEDARFVKFTDDDGEVIYFATYTAYNGNSILPMLIETRDFISFRMCTLNGKAAIGKGMALFPRKINGKYTIISRQDGENLFIMQSDNLHFWDEKELLKVPEETWELLLVGNCGSPIETEHGWILLTHGVGPMRKYCIGVVLLDLDDPSKIIGRLRDPLIFPREDEREGYVPNVVYTCGALIHNGELIIPYAVSDTSSGIATVKLENLIQGMVRSEIPRGISPLL encoded by the coding sequence ATGACGAGCATTAAAATAAAGAGAAACCGGCAGACCTTCGTCTGCGATCCCCGCCGTGTGATTGCCAAGTATCTCAACCTGGGGAGCGGCACAAGGGAAAAGGGGATCATCGGGCGCATCCTCTCACTGCCTGGAGCTGACTGCAAGGTGCTGCTTGATGAGGTGCTCGAGGAATTCTCCGGCCGCCACCGTGCCATCAGGGAGATTCTCCTTTCCAATTTCACCCGTGTAAAGCACCATCTGGAGAATCCCGATGAGCTTTCACCTGAGCGCCGGCTCCTGATCGGCGCGTATTTCACCCATGAATATTCCGTGGAGTCAACGGCCCTTTTCAATCCCTCAATTGTTCCCCATGTTGATCAGAGCGGCCTCCCTTCCGGCTCATTGCGGTTCATCATGAGCTTAAGGGCAATCGGCGAAGGGCATGTCTCCTCCATAGTTTTTCGCAGCGGGGTCATTAACAGGGAGAACCACATTCTGATGGATCCTTTGAGCCATTTTCTGGAAATGCCCCGCGTGGAGCTCAACCCGGTCTACGATGTGCATACCTTTTTACTCAAGCTGAAAGAGATGGGAGTCCTCAATGAGCCAAGCCAGGCTATTTTTAACAAGCTCCCAAAAAGGTTCCACTATAGACAGCTGATGGAATGTATAAAAAAGGAAAAGGCCCTGCATTCAAAGGACCTCTCGTTCACTGAAACGGCGAGAATAATCGAATGGATCGCCCAGTCAAACTATGAAGAGACCTTCCGAGAAGAAAGCCTCCTGTCGGAGAGAGTGATTTTCCCTGTCTCCAGGGATGAAAGCAAGGGCATTGAAGACGCCCGATTCGTGAAATTCACCGATGATGACGGCGAGGTTATCTACTTTGCCACCTATACCGCTTATAACGGCAATTCCATTCTTCCCATGCTGATTGAAACGAGAGACTTCATCTCGTTCCGCATGTGCACCCTGAACGGGAAGGCTGCCATAGGGAAGGGGATGGCTCTGTTTCCCAGGAAGATAAATGGAAAATATACCATCATCTCAAGGCAGGATGGAGAAAACCTCTTCATCATGCAGTCCGATAACCTGCATTTCTGGGATGAAAAAGAGCTTCTGAAAGTGCCTGAAGAGACCTGGGAGCTGCTGCTGGTGGGAAACTGCGGCTCCCCCATTGAGACAGAGCATGGCTGGATTCTTCTTACCCACGGTGTGGGGCCCATGAGGAAATATTGCATTGGCGTGGTGCTCCTCGATCTTGACGATCCCTCGAAGATAATCGGGCGCCTGAGAGATCCCCTCATCTTCCCCAGGGAGGATGAGCGGGAAGGCTATGTTCCCAATGTCGTATATACCTGCGGCGCCCTCATCCACAATGGCGAGCTGATTATTCCCTACGCCGTCTCTGACACCTCTTCGGGCATTGCCACCGTGAAACTGGAGAATCTTATACAGGGCATGGTGCGAAGCGAAATTCCGCGTGGGATCAGCCCGCTGCTGTAG
- a CDS encoding sugar ABC transporter permease: protein MKKSRKDEALKGYLFAAPFLLYFALFTAWPLYYCIKLVFFQFNLGGEMPFVGLKYVARMCGDEVFFHAWRNTLAFVLINVPLQVGIALLLAVALNSRIAGKAFFRAAYFFPVIISGAVTTILWLYLLNKDSGIINQILGRLFGMAPIGWLTSESLAIFSLAVHATWKNVGFTVIILLAGLQSIPRSVYEAAELDGVTPWESFWRITLPLLNPTFVMVVMLSTMGAFSLFVEPLVMTNFGGPGDASMSLFLYIYKKFSFWDMNYASVLGLTTALVILAVVVLQKKFLEKEPYF, encoded by the coding sequence ATGAAGAAGAGCAGAAAGGATGAAGCCCTGAAGGGGTACCTGTTTGCGGCACCCTTCCTGCTTTACTTCGCCCTTTTTACCGCATGGCCCCTTTATTACTGCATCAAGCTCGTCTTTTTCCAGTTCAACCTGGGGGGCGAGATGCCCTTCGTGGGCCTGAAATACGTGGCCCGGATGTGCGGCGACGAGGTCTTTTTCCATGCCTGGAGGAACACGCTGGCTTTCGTGCTCATCAACGTGCCCCTCCAGGTGGGCATAGCCCTTCTTCTTGCCGTGGCATTGAACAGCAGGATTGCGGGCAAGGCGTTCTTCAGGGCCGCCTATTTTTTCCCCGTCATCATATCGGGGGCGGTGACCACCATTCTCTGGCTCTATCTCCTCAACAAGGACAGCGGCATTATCAACCAGATCCTGGGCAGGCTCTTCGGTATGGCGCCCATAGGATGGCTTACCAGCGAGAGCCTGGCCATCTTCTCCCTTGCCGTTCACGCCACCTGGAAAAACGTGGGATTCACCGTCATCATACTGCTGGCGGGGCTCCAGAGTATACCGCGCTCGGTCTATGAAGCCGCTGAGCTTGACGGCGTGACGCCCTGGGAGAGCTTCTGGAGGATTACCCTTCCCCTCTTGAACCCGACTTTTGTCATGGTGGTCATGCTCTCCACCATGGGGGCTTTCTCCCTCTTCGTGGAGCCCCTGGTGATGACCAACTTCGGCGGCCCCGGCGACGCCTCGATGTCCCTCTTCCTCTATATATACAAGAAGTTTTCCTTCTGGGACATGAACTATGCCTCCGTGCTGGGGCTCACCACGGCGCTTGTGATACTGGCAGTAGTGGTGCTGCAGAAAAAATTCCTGGAGAAAGAGCCTTACTTTTAA
- a CDS encoding glycosyltransferase family 4 protein, with the protein MNGVKSPPSSPQSIAFVGNYLPRRCGIATFTSDLLTAVAQEADDTQCWAVAMNDTPEGYHYPSQVRFEVDSKNLADYQLAADFLNINQVDMVSLQFEYGLFGGNCGSYILELLHGLRIPLVTTLHTVLLEPDSKQKAVMEAVGSASDAMVVMSRKAVESLKEVYSIPQEKIHLIYHGIPDIPFVDPNYYKDLFGVEGRRVMLTFGLVSPGKGIEQVIDALPEVVDRHPDIVYIVLGATHPHIIKEHGESYRLSLQTQARKLGVEEHLIFHNRFVELKELCEFIGSADIYVTPYLNKDQIVSGTLSYALGAGKATISTPYWYAEEMLDEERGRIVPFNDPGAIAEQVVELLENEADRHAMRKRAYTFCRPMVWGKVARQYLDLFRKVKGGRERRPKVTFRAKTLGHKIPELPWPHFGHMQRLTDDTGILQHAKYIVPDRSFGYCTDDNARALIAVLMAQGMVPDDTVLIDLACRYLSYLHNAFDEASGHFRNFMTFDRRWLDEKGSEDSHSRAIWGLGATMALSRSAGITNAAYSLFEPALPVLADFTSPRAWAYGLVGIHIYLQKFGGDRGVRNLRSTLANRLFDLYLANASKDWQWIEETLTYGNGIVAQALLLSGQWLQQEDMVEAGLKMLHWLMQIQTEGKGHFVPVGNHGWLSRGGQKARFDQQPIEAQHMIEACTEAYNITRDKKWLDEARKCFDWFMGRNDLNIPLVDYKTGGCCDGLTSDGANQNRGAESTVCYMISLLRMHILASTYV; encoded by the coding sequence GTGAACGGAGTCAAATCGCCGCCTTCTTCTCCCCAGTCTATCGCCTTCGTCGGGAATTATCTTCCACGCCGCTGCGGCATTGCCACTTTTACCTCCGACCTGCTCACGGCAGTCGCTCAGGAGGCTGACGACACGCAGTGCTGGGCGGTGGCGATGAACGATACTCCCGAGGGCTATCATTACCCCTCGCAGGTGCGCTTCGAGGTGGACAGCAAGAATCTTGCCGATTACCAGCTTGCCGCCGACTTCCTCAACATCAACCAGGTTGACATGGTGAGCCTGCAGTTTGAATACGGCCTCTTCGGGGGAAATTGCGGCTCTTATATCCTGGAGCTCCTCCATGGGCTCCGGATACCCCTGGTGACCACGCTTCACACGGTGCTGCTGGAGCCGGATTCGAAGCAGAAGGCAGTCATGGAAGCGGTAGGAAGCGCCTCCGATGCCATGGTGGTCATGAGCCGCAAGGCCGTTGAGTCACTGAAGGAGGTGTACTCCATCCCGCAGGAAAAGATCCATCTCATCTACCATGGCATTCCCGATATTCCTTTTGTGGATCCCAATTACTACAAGGACCTCTTCGGCGTCGAGGGGCGCCGCGTCATGCTCACCTTCGGCCTTGTGTCTCCGGGCAAGGGCATAGAGCAGGTGATAGACGCTCTCCCGGAGGTGGTGGACAGGCATCCGGATATCGTCTATATCGTGCTGGGGGCGACTCATCCCCACATCATCAAGGAGCATGGGGAGTCATACCGGCTTTCCCTGCAGACCCAGGCCAGGAAGCTGGGCGTCGAGGAGCATCTTATCTTCCACAACAGGTTTGTCGAGCTCAAAGAGCTCTGCGAGTTCATAGGCTCTGCCGACATCTATGTGACGCCTTACCTGAACAAGGACCAGATCGTTTCAGGCACCCTCTCCTATGCCCTGGGGGCCGGAAAGGCCACGATCTCCACCCCGTACTGGTATGCCGAGGAGATGCTTGATGAGGAAAGGGGCCGCATCGTCCCCTTCAACGATCCCGGCGCCATTGCGGAGCAGGTGGTGGAGCTGCTGGAAAATGAAGCGGATCGCCACGCCATGCGCAAGCGCGCGTACACTTTCTGCCGTCCCATGGTCTGGGGGAAAGTGGCCCGCCAGTATCTTGATCTCTTCAGGAAGGTGAAAGGAGGGCGGGAGAGGAGGCCCAAGGTCACCTTCCGCGCAAAAACCCTGGGCCATAAAATCCCTGAGCTGCCGTGGCCCCACTTTGGTCATATGCAGCGGCTCACCGATGACACGGGAATCCTGCAGCATGCCAAGTATATTGTGCCCGATCGCTCCTTCGGCTATTGCACCGACGACAACGCGCGGGCCCTGATTGCCGTGCTGATGGCCCAGGGTATGGTGCCTGACGATACGGTGCTCATTGATCTTGCCTGCAGGTATCTCAGCTACCTCCACAATGCCTTCGACGAGGCCAGCGGGCATTTCAGGAACTTCATGACCTTTGACCGGCGGTGGCTTGATGAGAAAGGCTCTGAAGACAGCCACAGCCGCGCCATCTGGGGCCTGGGAGCGACCATGGCTCTCTCTCGCTCGGCGGGCATCACCAACGCGGCCTACAGTCTCTTCGAGCCCGCCCTGCCCGTTCTGGCCGATTTCACCTCTCCCCGGGCATGGGCATACGGCCTGGTGGGTATTCATATCTATCTTCAGAAGTTCGGCGGCGATCGCGGGGTGCGGAATCTCCGGTCAACGCTGGCCAACCGGCTCTTTGATCTCTATCTCGCCAATGCTTCAAAGGACTGGCAGTGGATTGAGGAGACGCTCACCTATGGGAACGGCATCGTCGCCCAGGCCCTGCTCCTCTCGGGGCAGTGGCTCCAGCAGGAAGACATGGTGGAGGCAGGCTTGAAGATGCTGCACTGGCTTATGCAGATCCAGACGGAGGGGAAGGGGCATTTCGTGCCTGTGGGCAATCACGGCTGGCTCTCGCGGGGAGGGCAGAAAGCCAGGTTCGACCAGCAGCCTATCGAAGCTCAGCATATGATAGAGGCATGCACGGAGGCATACAATATCACGAGGGATAAAAAGTGGCTCGATGAAGCGCGAAAATGCTTTGACTGGTTCATGGGGCGCAATGATCTTAACATCCCCCTTGTCGATTATAAGACGGGAGGCTGCTGTGACGGCCTCACATCCGACGGCGCCAACCAGAACCGCGGCGCGGAGTCAACGGTATGCTACATGATTTCCCTGTTGAGGATGCACATACTCGCGAGCACCTATGTGTGA
- a CDS encoding DUF3300 domain-containing protein, whose protein sequence is MNSKSVISKKCVIILFVIVLLFLAAIPGQREAQARLLSIQELQTVVAPVALYPDDMLSNVLVAATVPDEVVQAARYLKGNSGQVTSMPSTDWDPSVKALLYFPDVLYRMNNDLTWTQTLGYALINQQRDVMSAVQAYRNEVYRAGNLKTNSYQRIVYDNDAVEIMPAVANRYYLPQYNPSSVITSGNPLIEYLFGVLVGDWWNSRTTNWGNQNIVEDPASFGYYNYPAGGYYSGLWGNGVYNGVYNGFNTGVSAQVPMSMLNPAYFGYYNNPKGGYYPGIWGNLGFGGMHTWAPTPRANGFYRNGIVNNSVIINNAAIQFHKFQSQKGKFAIPAGSLLGTIQRNNGTVTRLVGTLKPRTNGKGNLHQQINSGMIKQQLNNGGKHPQKSMGGSPKQNNKGGSSHQQINMSGGSPKQNNNGGGSHQQINMSGGSPKQGNNGGGSHQQNNMNGGSPKQNNNGGGSPKQNNNGGNSKHR, encoded by the coding sequence ATGAACAGCAAGTCAGTGATATCAAAAAAATGTGTGATTATATTATTTGTTATAGTCTTGCTTTTCCTCGCTGCAATTCCCGGGCAAAGAGAGGCTCAGGCCAGACTTCTGTCGATACAGGAGCTCCAGACTGTTGTCGCTCCCGTGGCGCTCTACCCCGATGATATGCTCTCGAATGTTCTTGTAGCCGCGACCGTGCCTGATGAGGTGGTCCAGGCAGCGAGATATCTGAAGGGCAATAGCGGGCAGGTGACCAGCATGCCCTCTACCGACTGGGATCCCAGTGTAAAGGCGCTGCTTTATTTTCCTGACGTACTTTACAGGATGAATAATGATCTCACATGGACTCAGACTCTTGGATATGCGCTTATCAATCAGCAGCGGGATGTGATGAGTGCCGTCCAGGCATATCGTAATGAGGTTTACAGGGCAGGCAATCTGAAGACAAACAGCTACCAGAGGATAGTATATGATAATGACGCCGTCGAGATTATGCCAGCGGTGGCAAATCGGTACTATCTGCCACAATACAATCCTTCTTCAGTCATCACCTCAGGAAATCCTCTGATAGAGTATCTCTTTGGAGTCCTGGTAGGTGACTGGTGGAATTCCAGAACCACCAACTGGGGAAATCAAAATATAGTGGAAGATCCCGCCTCCTTCGGCTATTACAATTACCCGGCGGGAGGTTACTACTCGGGACTCTGGGGTAACGGAGTCTATAATGGTGTTTATAATGGCTTTAATACTGGTGTATCTGCACAGGTACCTATGTCAATGCTCAATCCCGCCTACTTCGGGTATTACAATAACCCGAAGGGAGGTTACTACCCGGGAATCTGGGGAAACTTAGGGTTTGGCGGTATGCATACATGGGCACCTACTCCCAGAGCAAATGGTTTCTATCGCAACGGGATTGTCAATAACTCCGTCATTATTAACAATGCAGCGATCCAATTCCATAAATTTCAAAGCCAGAAAGGCAAATTTGCGATTCCTGCAGGAAGCCTGCTCGGCACTATTCAGAGAAATAACGGAACTGTCACCCGGCTGGTCGGCACTCTGAAACCCCGGACCAATGGGAAAGGAAACCTTCATCAGCAGATAAACAGCGGAATGATCAAGCAGCAGCTTAATAACGGAGGGAAGCATCCGCAGAAAAGCATGGGCGGCTCACCCAAGCAGAACAACAAAGGCGGCAGCTCCCACCAGCAGATCAATATGAGTGGAGGCTCACCCAAGCAGAACAACAATGGCGGAGGCTCTCACCAGCAGATCAATATGAGTGGCGGCTCACCTAAGCAGGGCAACAATGGCGGAGGCTCCCACCAGCAGAACAATATGAATGGCGGCTCACCCAAGCAGAACAACAATGGCGGAGGCTCACCCAAGCAGAACAACAATGGAGGAAACTCCAAGCATCGTTAA
- a CDS encoding extracellular solute-binding protein: MPSIRLFLSLLLMALLPFPGGCAKNSPAPSKTVITLWVSSNPYEIEWAGEVVRQWNNDHPDIQVKSQPVPEGRSSEEILMASVIARTTPDICANISPTLVEQFRRAKALVALDSYPELMTALKERVPEDSLREFVSPDSHLYQVPWKCNPILMFCNMRIFRESGAVPPGTYSEWMKAAAAITGSHKGVSMTFFDASVTWHKRFFDFYALYIAASGGHTLLDRQGMPSIDNDPALAVMSFLSENFRRGFAPLEITPGDPFLNERVAVNISGPWNVANLAVEGSAISYDVFPLPVPGERRKGASHTFADPKCIGIFTTSRHPEACARFVEFMVNSKNDGLLVKKCCQLVYRRHIETSPDCAEAFSTYPVLKKFAHAVPGAHSIDQATRIMEIFDVLSMEYADCAVRGIRTPRDALTRAEARMKELME; this comes from the coding sequence ATGCCCTCTATTCGTCTTTTTCTTTCCTTGCTGCTTATGGCGCTCCTCCCTTTCCCCGGGGGATGCGCGAAAAATTCACCGGCACCGTCAAAAACCGTCATTACCCTCTGGGTCTCCAGCAACCCCTACGAGATTGAATGGGCCGGCGAGGTGGTCCGTCAATGGAATAATGACCATCCCGACATACAGGTCAAATCTCAGCCGGTGCCGGAAGGGCGCTCTTCGGAGGAGATCCTCATGGCTTCCGTCATTGCCCGCACCACTCCCGATATCTGCGCCAATATCTCGCCGACCCTGGTGGAGCAGTTCCGCCGGGCAAAGGCGCTGGTGGCCCTTGACAGCTATCCTGAGCTTATGACCGCCCTGAAAGAGAGGGTGCCGGAGGATTCCCTGAGAGAATTCGTGTCCCCGGACAGCCACCTGTACCAGGTGCCATGGAAATGCAATCCCATCCTCATGTTCTGTAATATGCGGATTTTCAGGGAGTCCGGTGCCGTGCCCCCCGGAACTTACTCCGAATGGATGAAAGCGGCGGCGGCGATTACAGGAAGCCATAAGGGTGTCTCGATGACCTTCTTTGACGCGTCGGTGACCTGGCACAAGCGGTTTTTCGATTTTTATGCCCTCTATATCGCCGCTTCCGGAGGGCATACCCTTCTTGACCGCCAGGGCATGCCTTCCATTGACAATGACCCGGCGCTCGCGGTGATGAGCTTCCTCAGTGAAAACTTCCGCAGGGGCTTTGCTCCTCTGGAGATTACGCCGGGAGACCCCTTCCTGAACGAGCGCGTGGCCGTCAATATTTCAGGCCCCTGGAATGTGGCCAACCTGGCCGTCGAGGGGAGCGCCATTTCCTATGACGTCTTCCCCCTTCCCGTGCCCGGGGAGCGGCGGAAGGGGGCTTCACACACTTTTGCAGATCCCAAGTGCATAGGAATATTTACCACTTCCAGGCACCCGGAAGCCTGCGCCCGTTTCGTGGAATTCATGGTGAACAGCAAAAACGACGGCCTGCTGGTGAAAAAGTGCTGCCAGCTCGTGTACCGGCGGCATATCGAGACAAGCCCCGACTGCGCGGAAGCATTTTCCACTTACCCGGTGCTGAAAAAATTTGCGCACGCGGTGCCGGGTGCGCATTCCATAGACCAGGCGACCCGCATCATGGAGATCTTTGATGTGCTCTCCATGGAATATGCTGACTGTGCCGTAAGGGGGATCCGCACTCCCCGGGACGCGCTCACCAGGGCGGAAGCGCGGATGAAAGAGCTTATGGAATAG
- a CDS encoding carbohydrate ABC transporter permease — protein sequence MAERSGMALRALCYVLLTMGALSFLYPFIWMLSATVKPVNEIFSFNPVPSHVTFQWYHLMLKKIPAFRGLFNSLIVSSAIAASQVLLGSLVGFGLARYRFAGRDFIFGIVIFTMVIPAQLTLIPLYLLVTKLGWLDSYFALIIPGMVGGFSIFLFRQFFLTIPQDLIEAARLDGLSDLGILFRIFYPLSRPAIITVGMLSFMGSWNDVLWPIVVIRKWEMMTLPQLITLFQIGGLAGGQVAVQLASTTVMVVPVLLAYLFFQRYFIEGIATSGLK from the coding sequence ATGGCAGAACGGTCCGGCATGGCATTGAGAGCCCTCTGTTACGTGCTTCTCACCATGGGAGCCCTCTCGTTCCTCTATCCTTTCATCTGGATGCTGTCAGCGACGGTGAAGCCGGTGAACGAGATCTTCTCCTTCAACCCCGTGCCTTCCCATGTGACCTTTCAATGGTATCACCTGATGCTCAAGAAAATCCCGGCATTCAGGGGGCTTTTCAATTCCCTCATCGTGTCATCGGCCATCGCGGCAAGCCAGGTTCTGCTGGGCTCGCTGGTGGGATTCGGCCTCGCGCGTTACCGCTTTGCGGGCAGGGATTTCATTTTCGGCATTGTCATTTTCACCATGGTCATCCCGGCCCAGCTCACCCTCATCCCTCTTTACCTGCTGGTCACGAAGCTGGGCTGGCTGGATTCCTACTTCGCTCTTATCATACCAGGCATGGTGGGCGGATTCTCCATATTTCTCTTCAGGCAGTTTTTTCTCACCATTCCCCAGGATCTCATTGAGGCCGCCCGCCTCGACGGCCTCAGCGACCTGGGGATCCTTTTCAGGATATTTTATCCCCTCTCCAGGCCTGCCATCATCACCGTGGGCATGCTCTCCTTCATGGGGAGCTGGAATGATGTGCTCTGGCCCATCGTGGTGATCCGCAAATGGGAGATGATGACCCTGCCGCAGCTCATCACTCTTTTTCAGATCGGCGGGCTTGCGGGGGGGCAGGTGGCGGTACAGCTCGCTTCAACGACTGTCATGGTGGTGCCGGTGCTGCTCGCCTACCTTTTCTTTCAGCGCTATTTCATAGAGGGCATCGCCACGTCGGGATTAAAATAG